In Zhaonella formicivorans, one DNA window encodes the following:
- the cysS gene encoding cysteine--tRNA ligase, producing the protein MTLTVYNTLTRSKEEFKPGQAGQVRMYVCGPTTYNYIHLGNARPLVVFDTIRRYLQYKGYTVKFVQNFTDIDDKIICRAKEEGEEALKLAQKYIREFFKDAKALGVREADVHPKVSEHIPQIIAMVQELVDKGHAYVVDGDVYFDVRSFKDYGKLSGRSLDELQAGARVEVDQRKKDPLDFALWKSAKPGEPAWDSPWGPGRPGWHIECSAMSLEYLGAPFDIHGGGFDLIFPHHENELAQSEAATGKPFVNYWLHNGFITVNQEKMSKSLGNFFLVRDILKKFPGDVVRFFLLATHYRSPLDFDDKKLEEHQKALERVKNTVRNLKEALERTGRQNFDEISPVDEQFIARLDNFKKSLEEAMDDDFNTALAIGVLFDLCRETNSYISSTGAAPGSGPGLEKAWQLLKVFADDILGIVNTEDLSGNLAASPADALVDELMNVLLEVRQEARAKKDWHTADAIRDKLKAIGITIEDTPHGPRWKR; encoded by the coding sequence ATGACACTGACAGTATACAATACGCTGACCAGAAGTAAGGAAGAGTTTAAGCCGGGGCAAGCGGGACAGGTGAGAATGTATGTCTGCGGCCCCACTACCTATAACTATATTCATTTGGGCAATGCCCGCCCTCTGGTAGTGTTTGATACTATCAGGAGATATTTGCAATACAAGGGCTATACGGTGAAGTTCGTACAGAATTTTACGGATATAGATGATAAAATTATTTGCCGGGCAAAAGAGGAAGGGGAAGAGGCCTTGAAGCTCGCGCAAAAATATATCAGAGAGTTTTTTAAGGATGCTAAAGCTTTGGGGGTAAGGGAGGCCGATGTGCATCCCAAGGTAAGCGAGCATATTCCCCAAATTATAGCAATGGTCCAGGAGTTGGTTGATAAAGGCCATGCCTATGTGGTTGACGGGGACGTTTACTTTGATGTGCGCAGTTTCAAAGATTACGGCAAGCTTTCCGGCCGCTCCCTGGATGAACTGCAGGCCGGAGCCAGGGTGGAGGTAGACCAGCGCAAAAAAGATCCATTGGATTTTGCCCTCTGGAAGTCGGCCAAACCGGGCGAACCTGCCTGGGACAGCCCCTGGGGACCGGGACGTCCCGGGTGGCACATTGAATGCTCCGCCATGTCCCTGGAATACCTTGGGGCGCCCTTTGATATTCACGGTGGCGGGTTTGACTTGATTTTTCCTCACCACGAAAATGAATTGGCCCAGTCTGAAGCTGCAACAGGTAAGCCTTTTGTGAACTACTGGCTGCATAACGGCTTCATTACAGTTAACCAGGAAAAGATGTCAAAGTCCCTGGGCAATTTCTTTTTGGTAAGGGATATCTTGAAGAAGTTTCCGGGGGATGTAGTCCGGTTTTTCCTTTTGGCTACTCATTACCGCAGCCCCTTGGATTTTGATGACAAGAAATTGGAAGAACATCAGAAGGCTTTGGAAAGAGTAAAGAATACTGTGCGCAACCTCAAGGAAGCCCTGGAAAGAACAGGACGGCAGAATTTTGACGAAATCAGTCCGGTTGATGAACAGTTTATAGCCCGCCTGGACAACTTTAAAAAATCTTTGGAAGAGGCTATGGATGATGATTTCAACACAGCCTTGGCGATTGGAGTCCTTTTTGATTTATGCCGGGAAACAAACAGTTATATCAGCAGCACGGGTGCCGCCCCGGGCTCTGGCCCTGGGTTGGAAAAAGCCTGGCAGCTTTTAAAAGTTTTTGCAGATGACATTTTGGGAATTGTCAATACGGAAGATTTGAGTGGGAATTTAGCTGCCTCCCCAGCGGACGCCTTAGTCGATGAACTCATGAATGTTTTGTTGGAGGTACGCCAGGAAGCCCGCGCTAAAAAAGACTGGCATACTGCCGATGCCATTCGTGACAAATTAAAGGCTATCGGGATAACAATTGAAGATACACCTCATGGACCCAGATGGAAACGGTAG
- a CDS encoding Mini-ribonuclease 3 → MQFPLNTEKIADPELISPLALAYLGDAVLELYVRTSLVAQGQYKVNMLHKQAVKFVNATAQANLLRDIEESLTEEELAVAKRGRNAKSGHVPKNAEMIDYRYSTGLETLIGYLFLKGRSERIREIFDRLQEMVGEETRK, encoded by the coding sequence GTGCAGTTCCCTCTTAACACAGAAAAGATTGCAGACCCGGAATTAATCTCTCCCTTGGCTTTAGCCTATTTGGGCGATGCTGTTCTGGAGTTATATGTGCGCACCTCTTTAGTAGCCCAGGGCCAATACAAGGTGAATATGCTTCACAAACAGGCCGTTAAATTTGTAAACGCGACCGCCCAGGCCAACCTGCTCAGGGATATCGAAGAAAGTTTGACGGAAGAGGAACTGGCTGTGGCGAAAAGGGGGAGAAATGCTAAGTCAGGGCACGTTCCCAAAAATGCGGAAATGATCGATTACCGTTACAGCACTGGATTAGAAACCTTGATCGGTTATTTGTTTCTGAAAGGGAGAAGCGAGCGAATCAGGGAGATTTTCGACAGATTGCAAGAAATGGTCGGAGAGGAGACGAGGAAATAA